The following are encoded in a window of Flavobacteriales bacterium genomic DNA:
- a CDS encoding N-acetylmuramoyl-L-alanine amidase gives MIPHLLLAALVAATVRPSAHAQTNKGLDPHRIRTVVIDAGHGGKDPGATGTGRYKTYEKDVALNVSLLAGKYIQEAFPDVQVIYTRKDDRFVELMERSLIANRAKADLFISIHCNSNDSKAPHGAETYVMGLHKTEANMRVAMKENASILLEEGHELRYDGFNPKDPESIIALSLRQNTHLDHSLLYSALVQKQFKERAGRPDRGVKQAGFLVISYTTMPAVLIELGFLSNAEEEDFLQSARGQDLLASGIYRAFKDYKAQMEGVGAGDAPVVAQQAETPKPAPPPPAAKEVSFKVQVATSSKKLDTKGKQFSGLEHLEEHQGAGLFRYTTGDEATLEAARELQAKCRAMGFDGAFIVAFRKGERIDLQEAVNLARGR, from the coding sequence ATGATCCCACACCTGCTGCTGGCCGCCCTGGTGGCCGCCACGGTGCGGCCTTCGGCGCACGCCCAGACCAACAAGGGCCTGGACCCGCACCGCATACGCACCGTGGTGATCGATGCGGGCCACGGTGGCAAGGACCCCGGCGCCACCGGCACGGGGCGCTACAAGACCTACGAGAAGGACGTGGCGCTGAACGTGAGCCTGCTCGCCGGCAAGTACATCCAGGAGGCCTTCCCCGATGTGCAGGTGATCTACACGCGCAAGGACGACCGCTTCGTGGAGCTGATGGAGCGCAGCCTCATCGCCAACCGCGCCAAGGCGGACCTCTTCATCAGCATCCATTGCAACAGCAACGACAGCAAGGCGCCCCATGGTGCGGAGACCTATGTGATGGGCCTGCACAAGACCGAGGCGAACATGCGCGTGGCCATGAAGGAGAACGCCTCCATACTGCTGGAGGAGGGCCACGAATTGCGCTACGACGGGTTCAACCCGAAGGACCCCGAGAGCATCATCGCGCTGAGCCTGCGGCAGAACACGCACCTGGACCACAGCCTGCTCTACAGCGCGCTGGTGCAGAAGCAGTTCAAGGAGCGCGCGGGCCGGCCGGACCGCGGCGTGAAACAGGCGGGCTTCCTGGTGATCAGCTACACCACCATGCCGGCGGTGCTCATTGAGCTGGGTTTCCTCTCCAACGCCGAGGAGGAGGACTTCCTCCAGAGCGCCCGCGGACAGGACCTGCTGGCCAGTGGCATCTACCGCGCCTTCAAGGACTACAAGGCCCAGATGGAAGGCGTGGGCGCGGGCGATGCGCCCGTGGTGGCGCAGCAGGCCGAAACGCCCAAGCCCGCGCCGCCGCCGCCCGCCGCGAAGGAGGTGAGCTTCAAGGTGCAGGTGGCCACCAGCAGCAAGAAGTTGGACACCAAGGGCAAACAGTTCAGTGGCTTGGAGCACCTGGAGGAACACCAGGGCGCCGGCCTCTTCCGCTACACCACCGGAGACGAGGCCACGCTGGAGGCCGCGCGCGAGTTGCAGGCGAAGTGCCGCGCCATGGGCTTCGATGGCGCCTTCATCGTGGCGTTCCGCAAGGGTGAAAGGATCGATCTGCAGGAAGCCGTTAATTTGGCCCGTGGCCGTTGA
- a CDS encoding LPS-assembly protein LptD, whose translation MLAVDARAQALESEVRYEARDSIRYDLRRQTVYLFGAATVKYEGVQLSAERISFSFKNEEASAFGAPDSTGAVTGKPRFTQEGHTFEADSIRYNFRTKTGLIREVRTEEQGTWVHAGLSKRRPDGEVHGLGGMLTTCDRPKPHYHFKVTRMIVMPDDKIVAGPAYMKVGNVPTPLAVPFGLFPNKKGRSSGILIPVWGSSDQLGYFLLNGGYYLPLSDHWDVQLTGDIYSRGSWAARTITRYRTRYRYSGNLDLNHSTLLSSDPEFPDFSRQQNFFVRWNHQVDPRASLTDRFSASVNVGTSANFTNNFNSSTNDFLSNTFQSNIAWSRIWPGKPYNVAVNLRHSQNTLNRTFDITAPAITANLQRIFPVQMLRRPGAPSRWYDQFGLNWSTSFDNRLSTTEERLYWGNLPTLAGEMRNGVRNTGALTTTLKNRFFSLNPEMRFTNRIYFDYLALALDPETNTTRRDTLPGLRGATDWSAGATLTSKVFFTYTYRGGWLKAIRHVITPSAGFNYRPDTGTEITGPFGPDGGIITYSPFDIGIYGKPSSGESGSINLGLIQNIEAKVRDRKGSTPGEEATKKIKLIDFLGITGNYDMLRDSLRWSPVNIAARTALFNKLNLNLVSLWDPLAVNAQGQRIDRPEAAVSGRLARMVYTNVALGFDVKSPKYGQAIGEAPANDQQVVEETDPGKGARINFSLPWRLGLNYSYDINRIWFADSFTDNDRQSVLFNGDINILKHWKLGFSSGYDLVAEEFTPSSINLYWDLHCWEFNLNVIPTGLRKSFMFRINVKASILKDLKFEQRRPYGGDPGLLY comes from the coding sequence GTGTTGGCGGTGGATGCCCGGGCGCAGGCCCTGGAGAGCGAGGTGCGGTATGAGGCCAGGGACAGCATCCGGTACGACCTGCGCAGGCAAACCGTGTACCTCTTCGGTGCGGCCACGGTGAAATACGAGGGTGTGCAGCTCTCCGCCGAGCGCATCTCCTTCAGTTTCAAGAACGAGGAGGCCAGCGCCTTTGGTGCGCCGGACAGCACCGGGGCCGTCACGGGCAAGCCGCGCTTCACGCAGGAGGGCCACACCTTCGAGGCGGACAGCATCCGCTACAACTTCCGCACGAAGACCGGCCTGATACGCGAGGTGCGCACCGAGGAGCAGGGCACCTGGGTGCATGCCGGGCTGAGCAAACGGCGGCCCGATGGCGAGGTGCACGGGCTGGGCGGCATGCTCACCACCTGCGACCGGCCCAAGCCGCACTACCACTTCAAGGTCACGCGCATGATCGTGATGCCCGACGACAAGATCGTGGCGGGGCCGGCCTACATGAAGGTGGGCAACGTGCCCACGCCGCTGGCCGTGCCCTTCGGCCTCTTCCCCAACAAGAAGGGGCGAAGCAGCGGCATCCTCATCCCCGTGTGGGGCAGCAGCGACCAGCTGGGCTACTTCCTGCTGAACGGGGGCTACTACCTGCCGCTGAGCGACCACTGGGACGTGCAGCTCACCGGCGACATCTACAGCCGGGGCAGCTGGGCGGCGCGCACCATCACCCGCTACCGCACGCGCTACCGCTACAGCGGCAACCTGGACCTCAACCACAGCACCCTGCTGAGCAGCGACCCGGAGTTCCCCGACTTCAGCCGGCAGCAGAACTTCTTCGTGCGCTGGAACCACCAGGTGGACCCGCGCGCCAGCCTCACGGACCGGTTCAGCGCCAGCGTGAACGTGGGCACCAGCGCCAACTTCACCAACAACTTCAACAGCAGCACCAACGATTTCCTCAGCAACACCTTCCAGAGCAACATCGCCTGGAGCCGCATCTGGCCCGGCAAGCCCTACAACGTGGCGGTGAACCTGCGGCACAGCCAGAACACGCTGAACCGCACCTTCGACATCACCGCGCCCGCCATCACCGCCAACCTGCAGCGCATCTTCCCCGTGCAGATGCTGCGGCGGCCCGGCGCGCCCAGCCGGTGGTACGACCAGTTCGGCCTCAACTGGAGCACCAGCTTCGACAACCGCCTGAGCACCACCGAGGAGCGCCTCTACTGGGGCAACCTGCCCACCCTGGCCGGCGAAATGCGCAACGGCGTGCGCAACACCGGCGCGCTCACCACCACGCTGAAGAACCGCTTCTTCTCGCTCAACCCCGAGATGCGCTTCACCAACCGCATCTACTTCGACTACCTCGCACTGGCCCTGGATCCGGAAACGAACACCACGCGGCGCGACACATTGCCCGGCCTGCGCGGCGCCACCGACTGGAGCGCCGGCGCCACCCTCACCAGCAAGGTCTTCTTCACCTACACCTACCGCGGCGGCTGGCTCAAGGCCATCCGCCATGTGATCACCCCCAGCGCGGGCTTCAACTACCGGCCCGATACCGGCACCGAGATCACCGGCCCCTTCGGCCCCGATGGCGGCATCATCACCTATTCGCCCTTCGACATCGGCATCTACGGCAAGCCCTCCTCCGGCGAAAGCGGCAGCATCAACCTGGGGCTCATCCAGAACATCGAGGCCAAGGTGCGCGACCGCAAGGGCAGCACCCCCGGCGAGGAGGCCACCAAAAAGATCAAGCTCATCGACTTCCTCGGCATCACCGGCAACTACGACATGCTGCGCGATTCGCTCCGCTGGTCGCCGGTGAACATCGCCGCGCGCACCGCCCTCTTCAACAAACTGAACCTGAACCTGGTGAGCCTGTGGGACCCGCTGGCGGTGAACGCCCAGGGGCAGCGCATAGACCGGCCCGAAGCCGCCGTGAGCGGCCGCCTGGCCCGCATGGTGTACACCAACGTGGCGCTCGGTTTCGATGTGAAAAGCCCCAAGTACGGCCAGGCCATCGGCGAAGCGCCCGCCAACGACCAGCAGGTGGTGGAGGAGACCGACCCCGGCAAGGGCGCCCGCATCAACTTCAGCCTGCCCTGGCGCCTGGGCCTCAACTACAGCTACGACATCAACCGCATCTGGTTCGCCGACAGCTTCACCGACAACGACCGGCAAAGCGTGCTCTTCAACGGCGACATCAACATCCTCAAACACTGGAAGCTGGGCTTCAGCAGCGGCTACGACCTGGTGGCCGAGGAGTTCACGCCCTCCTCCATCAACCTCTACTGGGACCTGCACTGCTGGGAGTTCAACCTGAACGTGATCCCCACCGGCCTGCGCAAGAGCTTCATGTTCCGCATCAACGTGAAGGCCTCGATCCTCAAGGACCTGAAGTTCGAGCAGCGCCGGCCCTACGGCGGTGATCCGGGCCTGTTGTATTGA
- a CDS encoding fibronectin type III domain-containing protein: MKANIRLALNGLKPSDLLTFFRNVEAKMTEHAGDFPSPPVAMGEMVTLAQQLEDAIEAAIRGSAQSRLVREERVAEAREVLQRQANYVRLVADGNAAHLERSGFPLTRPRTPVGIPGVPLNMEARMTGLAGQVELRWKSVHGARGYQVWMTDQDPAVSANWQAIGYTTRVKHLVTDLESFKAYFFCVSAIGTAGEGAQSDPALGRAA; this comes from the coding sequence ATGAAAGCCAATATCAGACTTGCGTTGAATGGGTTGAAGCCGTCCGACCTGCTGACGTTCTTCCGGAACGTGGAGGCGAAGATGACGGAGCACGCGGGCGACTTTCCGAGCCCGCCGGTTGCCATGGGCGAGATGGTGACGCTGGCCCAGCAGCTGGAGGACGCCATAGAGGCGGCGATCCGGGGCAGCGCACAAAGCCGCCTGGTGCGCGAGGAGCGGGTGGCCGAGGCCCGCGAGGTGCTGCAGCGCCAGGCCAACTACGTGCGGCTGGTGGCCGATGGCAACGCGGCCCACCTGGAGCGCAGCGGCTTTCCGCTGACGCGTCCGCGCACCCCCGTGGGCATACCGGGCGTGCCGTTGAACATGGAGGCGCGCATGACCGGGCTGGCAGGCCAGGTGGAGTTGCGCTGGAAGAGCGTGCACGGCGCGCGCGGCTACCAGGTGTGGATGACCGACCAGGACCCGGCGGTGAGCGCCAACTGGCAGGCCATCGGCTACACCACACGCGTGAAGCACCTGGTGACGGACCTGGAGAGCTTCAAGGCCTACTTCTTCTGCGTGAGTGCCATCGGCACCGCGGGCGAAGGGGCGCAGAGCGATCCGGCCCTGGGCCGTGCGGCGTAA
- a CDS encoding helix-turn-helix transcriptional regulator — MTSGRASERRKQLRVALGRRLQLFRVARGLTQDHVGAEAGVSQGQVCKWEKGLGEPTFLQMQDMARLLGRELSDFTDLLGSMPRIQVVHHHPPPPGGEDQQAAQQSGGSLA, encoded by the coding sequence ATGACCAGCGGACGTGCGAGCGAACGGCGCAAGCAATTGCGGGTGGCCCTGGGCAGGCGGTTGCAACTGTTCCGCGTGGCGCGCGGGCTTACGCAGGACCATGTGGGCGCCGAGGCGGGCGTGTCGCAGGGCCAGGTGTGCAAATGGGAAAAGGGCCTGGGCGAGCCCACCTTTCTGCAGATGCAGGACATGGCGCGGCTGCTGGGCCGCGAGCTGTCCGACTTCACCGACCTGCTGGGCAGCATGCCCCGCATACAGGTGGTGCACCACCACCCGCCACCACCCGGCGGCGAGGACCAGCAGGCGGCCCAACAGTCCGGTGGCTCCCTGGCCTGA
- a CDS encoding SAM-dependent DNA methyltransferase, which translates to MGGLGITKEQYATLKERLLHKGLAERGRGRGGPLVWKAEAAKVAAGQEAIEPKAGNPAARAPASRAAEKPAGPQAHGQEASKPTGRKAKGPKAPVEEPIEKQLWRAADKLRKNIDAAEYKHIVLGLVFLKYISDAFVELYSTLKAGEGEYAGADPEDKDEYKAENVFFVPPGARWSFLQSHAKQPTIGKTVDEAMDAIERENDSLKGVLPKVYARQNLDPTSLGGLIDLIGNIALGDAKSRSADVLGHVFEYFLGEFALAEGKKGGQFYTPRSVVELLVRMLEPYKGRVFDPCCGSGGMFVQSEKFVTEHQGKVNDISIYGQESNQTTWRLARMNLAIRGLDSSQVKWNSEGSFLNDAHKDLKADYIIANPPFNVSDWSGDLLRTDGRWQYGVPPVGNANFAWMQHFIHHLGPGGQAGVVLSKGALTSKSGGEGEIRKAMVEAGLIDCIVNLPAKLFLNTQIPASLWFMSRNRANGKFRNRTNEILFIDARHLGHLVNRRTREFSAEDINTIAETYHNWRNPGGAPEGRIQFPSSGGVAEGRGGHTTTPTNSTTPPVGHPSKGGELEYRDIPGFCCAAPISRVRELDYVLTPGRYVGLAEEEDDFVFAERFEALQAEFAAQLQEEAELNSAILKNLKRVKVDG; encoded by the coding sequence ATGGGCGGCCTGGGCATCACCAAGGAGCAATACGCCACCCTGAAGGAACGCCTGCTGCACAAAGGCCTGGCCGAACGCGGCCGGGGCCGGGGCGGGCCATTGGTGTGGAAGGCGGAGGCCGCGAAGGTGGCCGCAGGCCAGGAGGCCATTGAGCCCAAAGCCGGCAACCCGGCAGCCCGGGCGCCAGCAAGCCGCGCAGCGGAAAAGCCTGCAGGCCCACAGGCCCATGGCCAGGAGGCCTCCAAGCCCACAGGCCGAAAAGCCAAAGGCCCAAAAGCCCCGGTAGAAGAGCCCATCGAAAAGCAGCTCTGGCGCGCCGCCGACAAGCTGCGCAAGAACATCGACGCCGCCGAGTACAAGCACATCGTGCTCGGCCTCGTCTTCCTCAAGTACATCAGCGATGCCTTCGTGGAACTGTACTCCACCCTGAAGGCGGGCGAGGGCGAGTACGCCGGGGCCGACCCCGAGGACAAGGACGAGTACAAGGCGGAGAACGTCTTCTTCGTGCCGCCCGGCGCGCGGTGGAGCTTCCTGCAAAGCCACGCCAAGCAGCCCACCATCGGCAAAACGGTGGATGAGGCCATGGACGCCATCGAGCGGGAGAACGACTCGCTGAAGGGCGTGCTGCCCAAGGTGTACGCCCGGCAGAACCTGGACCCCACCAGCCTCGGCGGCCTCATCGACCTCATCGGCAACATCGCCCTGGGCGATGCCAAGAGCCGCAGCGCCGACGTGCTGGGCCACGTGTTCGAGTACTTCCTGGGCGAGTTCGCGCTGGCCGAAGGCAAGAAGGGCGGCCAGTTCTACACCCCACGCTCCGTGGTGGAACTGCTGGTGAGGATGCTGGAGCCGTACAAGGGCCGCGTCTTCGATCCCTGCTGCGGCAGCGGCGGCATGTTCGTGCAATCCGAAAAGTTCGTCACCGAGCACCAGGGCAAGGTCAACGACATCTCCATCTACGGGCAGGAGAGCAACCAGACCACCTGGCGGCTGGCCAGGATGAACCTCGCCATCCGCGGGTTGGACAGCTCGCAGGTGAAGTGGAACAGCGAGGGCTCCTTCCTCAACGATGCGCACAAGGACCTGAAGGCCGACTACATCATCGCCAACCCGCCCTTCAACGTGAGCGACTGGAGCGGCGACCTCCTGCGCACCGACGGCCGCTGGCAATACGGCGTGCCGCCCGTGGGCAACGCCAACTTCGCGTGGATGCAGCACTTCATCCACCACCTCGGCCCCGGCGGGCAGGCGGGCGTGGTGCTGAGCAAGGGCGCCCTCACCAGCAAGAGCGGCGGCGAGGGCGAGATCCGCAAGGCCATGGTGGAAGCGGGCCTCATCGATTGCATCGTGAACCTGCCCGCCAAATTGTTCTTGAACACGCAAATACCGGCCTCTTTGTGGTTCATGAGCAGGAACAGGGCGAACGGCAAATTCCGGAACCGCACCAACGAGATCCTCTTTATTGACGCGCGGCACCTGGGCCACCTGGTGAACCGCCGCACGCGCGAGTTCAGCGCGGAGGACATCAACACCATTGCGGAGACCTACCACAACTGGCGCAATCCCGGAGGGGCACCCGAAGGCCGCATTCAATTCCCCTCCTCCGGAGGGGTGGCCGAAGGCCGGGGTGGTCATACCACCACACCAACGAATAGCACCACCCCGCCCGTTGGGCACCCCTCCAAGGGAGGGGAATTGGAATACCGGGATATCCCCGGCTTCTGCTGCGCCGCCCCCATCTCCCGCGTACGCGAGTTGGATTACGTGCTCACCCCCGGCCGCTACGTGGGCCTGGCCGAGGAAGAGGACGACTTCGTGTTCGCCGAGCGCTTCGAGGCGCTGCAAGCCGAGTTCGCCGCGCAGTTGC